A genomic segment from Ptychodera flava strain L36383 chromosome 23 unlocalized genomic scaffold, AS_Pfla_20210202 Scaffold_23__1_contigs__length_28996876_pilon, whole genome shotgun sequence encodes:
- the LOC139123851 gene encoding serine/threonine-protein kinase pdik1l-A-like, with protein MPAEDYKVIRLLGEGAFGAVYQVRHTNGNLFAMKQSKGTGNVQAEVTEVEVLLSLKIHRHIVHMFEYFLDKTNTHMCIVMEFCNGGNLEQYVIEKQPESHMIFVFMEQTADAVQYLHMNGIIHRDLKPENVLLVIQNGRAAVKVADFGIAKIADPILPGQAPVNYMQTQIGTACYQAPEVYDGHYTEKADVFSLGVIYCAILERLVMEFTGHGKRLLIFFDNQNPNPIGEVLHDDQRATRKLNPNVQIDTKIRNLINKMIVPFYKSRPTATDVHDTFMQNLHNLHAQQTKNGMCLKAILISPVIITPF; from the coding sequence ATGCCGGCGGAAGATTACAAGGTTATAAGGCTTCTTGGCGAGGGCGCGTTTGGCGCTGTATATCAAGTCCGCCATACAAATGGGAATTTATTTGCAATGAAACAGAGCAAAGGGACTGGCAACGTCCAAGCAGAAGTGACTGAAGTCGAAGTGCTACTTTCCCTGAAAATCCACCGTCACATTGTCCACATGTTCGAATATTTTCTCGACAAAACGAATACCCATATGTGCATTGTGATGGAGTTTTGCAACGGCGGCAACCTTGAGCAGTATGTCATCGAAAAACAGCCAGAAAGTCATATGATCTTTGTCTTCATGGAACAAACGGCAGACGCTGTGCAGTACCTACACATGAATGGTATAATACACCGTGACCTAAAACCGGAAAACGTGCTCCTTGTGATCCAAAACGGTCGGGCAGCTGTCAAAGTCGCAGATTTTGGAATTGCAAAGATAGCTGACCCAATACTTCCAGGCCAGGCACCGGTGAATTACATGCAGACACAAATCGGCACAGCTTGCTACCAAGCGCCCGAGGTGTATGATGGTCACTACACAGAAAAAGCTGACGTCTTCTCTTTAGGGGTGATTTACTGCGCCATATTGGAACGTCTTGTGATGGAGTTTACCGGGCATGGCAAACGACTTCTTATATTCTTCGACAATCAAAATCCCAACCCAATTGGTGAAGTCCTACATGATGACCAAAGGGCGACCAGGAAATTGAATCCCAACGTCCAGATTGATACAAAAATACGTAATCTGATCAACAAAATGATTGTTCCGTTTTACAAATCTCGACCAACAGCTACAGATGTCCATGACACGTTTATGCAAAACTTACACAATCTTCATGCACAGCAGACGAAAAATGGTATGTGTTTGAAAGCTATCCTTATCAGCCCTGTAATTATTACGCCGTTTTGA